The following are encoded in a window of Phaseolus vulgaris cultivar G19833 chromosome 3, P. vulgaris v2.0, whole genome shotgun sequence genomic DNA:
- the LOC137808044 gene encoding acid beta-fructofuranosidase isoform X2 encodes MEHHKPLLPTSSHAAPNPRTRKDLLLLLCALLFLSSLVAFGRNRASNVPHDHVSSSASNHQQEHQSPTSLPSSKWHAVSRGVSSGVSEKSSSMLFSGEGGASEAFPWDNSMLSWQRTSFHFQPEKNWMNGPMYYKGWYHFFYQYNPNGAVWGDIVWGHAVSRDMIHWLHLPLAMVADQWYDKQGVWTGSATILPNGEIIMLYTGSTNESVQVQNLAYPADPSDPLLVDWIKHPGNPVLVPPPGIGAKDFRDPTTAWLTSEGKWRITIGSKLNKTGIALVYDTDDFKTYELKNGHLRAVPGTGMWECVDFFPVSKKNENGLDTSLSINGAEVKYVMKVSLDDDRHDYYTIGTYDENKVLFTPDDVKNDVGVGLRYDYGIFYASKTFYDQNMDRRILWGWIGESDSEYADVTKGWASVQSIPRTVRLDKKTGSNLLQWPVAEVESLRLRSDEFKSLKAKPGSVVSLDIETATQLDVVAEFVIDAESLQKTAQSNEEFTCSTSGGAAQRGALGPFGLLVLADEGLSEYTPVYFYVIKGRNGNLKTSFCSDQSRSSQANDVRKQIFGNIVPVLEGEKFSLRMLVDHSIVESFAQGGRTCVTSRVYPTKAIYGAARLFLFNNATEATVTASLKIWQMNSAFIRPFPFNPDQKN; translated from the exons ATGGAACATCATAAACCCTTGTTACCTACTTCCTCTCACGCCGCTCCAAACCCACGCActcgcaaggaccttctcctcCTCCTCTGCGCCTTGCTCTTCCTCTCTTCCCTTGTCGCCTTTGGGCGGAACAGGGCCTCCAACGTCCCTCATGATCACGTCTCATCTTCTGCATCCAACCATCAACAAGAACACCAAAGTCCCACATCGCTGCCTTCTTCCAAATGGCACGCTGTTTCAAGAGGCGTTTCTTCCGGGGTGTCGGAGAAGTCATCCAGCATGTTATTCTCCGGTGAAGGAGGAGCTTCAGAAGCATTTCCTTGGGACAATAGCATGTTGTCTTGGCAGAGAACTTCCTTTCATTTCCAGCCAGAGAAAAACTGGATGAAtg GTCCTATGTACTACAAAGGATGGTATCACTTTTTCTACCAATACAATCCGAACGGTGCAGTTTGGGGTGACATAGTTTGGGGACACGCGGTGTCAAGGGACATGATCCATTGGCTTCACCTTCCATTGGCAATGGTGGCTGATCAATGGTATGACAAACAAGGTGTGTGGACAGGCTCGGCCACCATCTTACCCAATGGTGAAATCATCATGTTATACACAGGTTCCACCAATGAGTCAGTGCAAGTTCAAAACCTTGCATACCCTGCTGACCCCTCTGACCCTCTCCTTGTGGATTGGATCAAACACCCCGGAAACCCAGTTTTGGTCCCACCACCAGGCATTGGTGCTAAGGACTTTCGTGACCCAACAACTGCATGGCTCACCTCTGAAGGAAAGTGGCGCATCACCATAGGGTCCAAGCTCAATAAAACTGGTATTGCTTTGGTTTATGACACTGATGACTTCAAGACCTATGAGCTTAAGAACGGGCACCTTCGAGCTGTCCCTGGCACTGGCATGTGGGAGTGCGTGGACTTCTTCCCTGTGTccaagaaaaatgaaaatggaTTGGATACCTCTCTATCTATTAATGGGGCTGAGGTGAAATATGTCATGAAGGTGAGCCTGGATGATGATAGACATGATTACTACACCATAGGGACTTATGATGAGAACAAAGTTTTGTTCACACCAGACGATGTTAAGAATGATGTTGGTGTTGGTTTAAGGTATGACTATGGAATATTCTATGCATCCAAGACATTTTATGATCAAAATATGGATAGGAGAATTCTGTGGGGTTGGATTGGAGAGTCTGACAGTGAATATGCAGATGTGACCAAAGGTTGGGCTTCAGTTCAG AGTATTCCAAGAACTGTGAGGCTTGATAAAAAGACTGGCAGCAACTTACTTCAGTGGCCTGTTGCTGAGGTGGAGAGTTTGAGATTGAGAAGTGATGAATTCAAAAGTTTGAAGGCTAAACCAGGGTCAGTGGTGTCACTAGATATTGAAACAGCCACACAG TTGGATGTTGTTGCGGAGTTTGTGATAGACGCGGAATCCCTACAGAAAACAGCTCAATCCAACGAGGAGTTCACGTGCAGCACCAGTGGTGGAGCTGCACAACGTGGAGCCTTGGGACCTTTTGGTCTTCTGGTTTTGGCAGATGAGGGGCTTTCTGAGTATACTCCTGTGTATTTCTATGTCATTAAAGGAAGAAATGGAAATCTTAAGACTTCCTTTTGCTCCGATCAATCAAG GTCTTCTCAGGCAAATGATGTTCGCAAGCAAATCTTTGGGAACATTGTTCCAGTACTTGAAGGCGAAAAGTTTTCCTTACGGATGCTG GTGGACCATTCTATTGTTGAAAGCTTTGCTCAAGGTGGAAGAACGTGTGTTACATCTCGGGTTTATCCAACAAAGGCAATCTATGGAGCTGCTAGATTGTTCTTGTTCAACAATGCTACTGAGGCCACTGTGACAGCCTCACTCAAAATTTGGCAAATGAATTCTGCATTTATACGCCCATTCCCATTCAACCCAGATCAGAagaattaa
- the LOC137808043 gene encoding monocopper oxidase-like protein SKU5, translating into MSSSTTLFFFLVNVSLLLTLSSAADPFVSYDFEVSYITASPLGVPQQVIAVNNKFPGPTINVTTNNNVAVNVRNKLDESLLIHWSGIQQRRSSWQDGVLGTNCPIPSKWNWTYQFQVKDQIGSFFYFPSLHLQRAAGGFGGFIVNNRPIIPIPFDTPYGDIVVFIGDWYTRNHTDMRKALDDGKELGMPDGVLINGKGPYRYNDTLVPDGIDYETIEVHPGKTYRLRVHNVGVSTSLNFRIQSHNLLLAETEGSYTVQQNYTSLDIHVGQSYSFLVTMDQNASSDYYIVASARFVNESRWQRVTGVAILRYTNSKGKAHGPLPPAPDDQFDKTYSMNQARSIRWNVSASGARPNPQGSFRYGSINVTEIYVLKNKLPEKINGKRRATVSGISFVNPSTPIRLADQYKLKGVYKLDFPSKPITGPSRAETSIINGTYRGFMEVILQNNDTKMHTYHMSGYAFFVVGMDYGDWSENSRGTYNKWDGIARTTAQVYPGAWTAILVSLDNVGVWNLRTENLDSWYLGQETYVRVVNPEVTNKTELPIPDNALFCGALSKLQKPQVIASAASSINENTLELLFTWLIVCAWIHIFQ; encoded by the exons ATGTCTTCTTCTACAactctcttcttctttctcGTCAACGTCTCCTTACTTCTCACCCTCTCTTCCGCTGCGGATCCATTTGTTTCCTACGATTTTGAGGTCTCTTACATCACTGCCTCTCCTCTTGGAGTTCCTCAGCAg GTCATTGCTGTCAACAACAAATTCCCTGGTCCTACTATCAATGTCACAACAAACAACAATGTTGCCGTCAATGTTCGGAACAAATTGGATGAGAGCCTCCTCATTCATTG GTCTGGAATTCAGCAGAGGAGGAGTTCGTGGCAAGATGGTGTTCTTGGCACCAATTGTCCTATTCCTTCTAAGTGGAACTGGACTTACCAGTTTCAGGTCAAGGATCAAATTGGAAGCTTTTTCTACTTCCCTTCCCTTCATCTTCAGAGAGCTGCTGGTGGATTTGGGGGTTTCATTGTGAACAACCGACCCATCATTCCTATTCCTTTTGATACCCCATATGGGGATATTGTCGTTTTTATTGGGGATTGGTACACCCGCAACCATACG GATATGAGGAAGGCCCTAGATGATGGAAAAGAACTTGGCATGCCGGATGGTGTTCTCATCAATGGGAAAGGCCCATACCGATATAACGATACACTTGTTCCTGATGGCATAGATTATGAAACAATTGAAGTCCATCCTG GAAAAACTTACCGACTTCGTGTACATAACGTTGGAGTATCAACAAGTCTGAATTTCAGGATCCAGAGTCATAACTTACTTCTAGCAGAAACAGAGGGTTCTTACACAGTGCAACAGAACTACACTAGCTTAGATATTCATGTTGGACAATCTTATTCTTTTCTGGTAACCATGGACCAAAATGCAAGTTCAGATTACTACATTGTAGCAAGTGCCAGGTTTGTTAATGAATCACGGTGGCAAAGAGTTACTGGAGTCGCTATCTTGCGCTATACAAATTCCAAGGGGAAGGCGCATGGTCCTCTCCCACCGGCTCCTGATGACCAATTTGACAAAACTTACTCAATGAACCAAGCAAGATCCATCAG ATGGAATGTATCAGCAAGTGGTGCTCGTCCTAACCCACAAGGGTCTTTCAGATATGGTTCCATCAATGTGACTGAGatttatgtattaaaaaataagctACCAGAGAAAATTAACGGGAAGAGGCGAGCAACAGTCAGTGGAATCTCTTTTGTCAATCCTTCCACTCCAATCAGGCTTGCTGACCAGTACAAATTGAAGGGAGTTTACAAGCTTGATTTCCCCTCCAAGCCTATTACTGGACCATCTCGTGCAGAAACATCAATCATTAATGGAACCTATAGAGGATTTATGGAAGTTATATTGCAGAACAATGATACCAAGATGCATACCTATCacatgagtggatatgcatttTTTGTAGTCGG GATGGATTATGGTGATTGGTCAGAGAATAGCAGGGGCACATATAACAAGTGGGATGGAATAGCTCGCACTACAGCTCAG GTTTACCCTGGAGCATGGACGGCGATATTGGTTTCCCTTGACAACGTAGGAGTATGGAATCTCAGAACAGAAAACCTTGATTCATGGTACCTTGGTCAAGAAACATATGTCAGGGTTGTCAACCCAGAGGTTACTAACAAAACTGAGCTGCCCATTCCAGACAATGCCCTCTTCTGTGGTGCCCTCAGTAAATTGCAGAA GCCTCAAGTTATTGCTTCTGCGGCATCATCAATCAATGAGAATACACTTGAGCTGCTTTTCACCTGGCTGATTGTATGCGCCTGGATCCACATATTCCAGTAA
- the LOC137808044 gene encoding acid beta-fructofuranosidase isoform X1 has product MEHHKPLLPTSSHAAPNPRTRKDLLLLLCALLFLSSLVAFGRNRASNVPHDHVSSSASNHQQEHQSPTSLPSSKWHAVSRGVSSGVSEKSSSMLFSGEGGASEAFPWDNSMLSWQRTSFHFQPEKNWMNDPNGPMYYKGWYHFFYQYNPNGAVWGDIVWGHAVSRDMIHWLHLPLAMVADQWYDKQGVWTGSATILPNGEIIMLYTGSTNESVQVQNLAYPADPSDPLLVDWIKHPGNPVLVPPPGIGAKDFRDPTTAWLTSEGKWRITIGSKLNKTGIALVYDTDDFKTYELKNGHLRAVPGTGMWECVDFFPVSKKNENGLDTSLSINGAEVKYVMKVSLDDDRHDYYTIGTYDENKVLFTPDDVKNDVGVGLRYDYGIFYASKTFYDQNMDRRILWGWIGESDSEYADVTKGWASVQSIPRTVRLDKKTGSNLLQWPVAEVESLRLRSDEFKSLKAKPGSVVSLDIETATQLDVVAEFVIDAESLQKTAQSNEEFTCSTSGGAAQRGALGPFGLLVLADEGLSEYTPVYFYVIKGRNGNLKTSFCSDQSRSSQANDVRKQIFGNIVPVLEGEKFSLRMLVDHSIVESFAQGGRTCVTSRVYPTKAIYGAARLFLFNNATEATVTASLKIWQMNSAFIRPFPFNPDQKN; this is encoded by the exons ATGGAACATCATAAACCCTTGTTACCTACTTCCTCTCACGCCGCTCCAAACCCACGCActcgcaaggaccttctcctcCTCCTCTGCGCCTTGCTCTTCCTCTCTTCCCTTGTCGCCTTTGGGCGGAACAGGGCCTCCAACGTCCCTCATGATCACGTCTCATCTTCTGCATCCAACCATCAACAAGAACACCAAAGTCCCACATCGCTGCCTTCTTCCAAATGGCACGCTGTTTCAAGAGGCGTTTCTTCCGGGGTGTCGGAGAAGTCATCCAGCATGTTATTCTCCGGTGAAGGAGGAGCTTCAGAAGCATTTCCTTGGGACAATAGCATGTTGTCTTGGCAGAGAACTTCCTTTCATTTCCAGCCAGAGAAAAACTGGATGAAtg ATCCTAATG GTCCTATGTACTACAAAGGATGGTATCACTTTTTCTACCAATACAATCCGAACGGTGCAGTTTGGGGTGACATAGTTTGGGGACACGCGGTGTCAAGGGACATGATCCATTGGCTTCACCTTCCATTGGCAATGGTGGCTGATCAATGGTATGACAAACAAGGTGTGTGGACAGGCTCGGCCACCATCTTACCCAATGGTGAAATCATCATGTTATACACAGGTTCCACCAATGAGTCAGTGCAAGTTCAAAACCTTGCATACCCTGCTGACCCCTCTGACCCTCTCCTTGTGGATTGGATCAAACACCCCGGAAACCCAGTTTTGGTCCCACCACCAGGCATTGGTGCTAAGGACTTTCGTGACCCAACAACTGCATGGCTCACCTCTGAAGGAAAGTGGCGCATCACCATAGGGTCCAAGCTCAATAAAACTGGTATTGCTTTGGTTTATGACACTGATGACTTCAAGACCTATGAGCTTAAGAACGGGCACCTTCGAGCTGTCCCTGGCACTGGCATGTGGGAGTGCGTGGACTTCTTCCCTGTGTccaagaaaaatgaaaatggaTTGGATACCTCTCTATCTATTAATGGGGCTGAGGTGAAATATGTCATGAAGGTGAGCCTGGATGATGATAGACATGATTACTACACCATAGGGACTTATGATGAGAACAAAGTTTTGTTCACACCAGACGATGTTAAGAATGATGTTGGTGTTGGTTTAAGGTATGACTATGGAATATTCTATGCATCCAAGACATTTTATGATCAAAATATGGATAGGAGAATTCTGTGGGGTTGGATTGGAGAGTCTGACAGTGAATATGCAGATGTGACCAAAGGTTGGGCTTCAGTTCAG AGTATTCCAAGAACTGTGAGGCTTGATAAAAAGACTGGCAGCAACTTACTTCAGTGGCCTGTTGCTGAGGTGGAGAGTTTGAGATTGAGAAGTGATGAATTCAAAAGTTTGAAGGCTAAACCAGGGTCAGTGGTGTCACTAGATATTGAAACAGCCACACAG TTGGATGTTGTTGCGGAGTTTGTGATAGACGCGGAATCCCTACAGAAAACAGCTCAATCCAACGAGGAGTTCACGTGCAGCACCAGTGGTGGAGCTGCACAACGTGGAGCCTTGGGACCTTTTGGTCTTCTGGTTTTGGCAGATGAGGGGCTTTCTGAGTATACTCCTGTGTATTTCTATGTCATTAAAGGAAGAAATGGAAATCTTAAGACTTCCTTTTGCTCCGATCAATCAAG GTCTTCTCAGGCAAATGATGTTCGCAAGCAAATCTTTGGGAACATTGTTCCAGTACTTGAAGGCGAAAAGTTTTCCTTACGGATGCTG GTGGACCATTCTATTGTTGAAAGCTTTGCTCAAGGTGGAAGAACGTGTGTTACATCTCGGGTTTATCCAACAAAGGCAATCTATGGAGCTGCTAGATTGTTCTTGTTCAACAATGCTACTGAGGCCACTGTGACAGCCTCACTCAAAATTTGGCAAATGAATTCTGCATTTATACGCCCATTCCCATTCAACCCAGATCAGAagaattaa